A segment of the Pseudomonas serboccidentalis genome:
CAGGCCCGTGCCGAACTGGCGGACTTGCTGGAAATGGAACTGGCGCACCGTCGTCACCCAAGCTTCGCCGGGCTTGGGCGTTACTTGCACTGGATCTGCCGGCCGATCTGATCGGAGCACGACATGAAAGCACAATCGGGGTTATTGCTGATCTGTCTGGGGTTGGCCGCCTGTCAGGGCAGCAACCCGTACGTGGCGCAATCGCGGCCCCTGCCGCCAGCGCCGCCGCAAGCCGCGACCACCTTCGACCGCAGTGCTTATCCGGCGCCACCGCGCGATTACGGGCGCTATCGCAGTTGGGCCTGGCTCAACGGGCAACTGCCGCCGGGCACCGCGTGGGCGGATTCTGCGCAAGTGGCCGAGGCGGTCAGCAATGCCCTCGACCAGCGCGGCTTGCGCCCGTTACACGACAATCGTCCGGCCGACCTGTTGGTCAGTGCCAACCTGAGTCTGCAAACCCGCCTGCGTCAGGTGCAGGACGATTACGGTTACGGCGGATACAGTGGCTATGATCGATACGGGCGCGGTTATGGCATGTACAACAGCGTGCCGATTGTTCGCACCTATCAGGAGCAGGTTGTCGTGGTGCAGGTCAATCTGTTCGACGCCGGCACTGGTCAACCGGTGTGGAGCGCCAGCGCCGAAACGGCCAGCCAGGGAAGCCAACTGGTGCGCACCGACGCCATTCGCGAGGCTGTGGAAAAAGCCATGTCAGCCTATCCGCCCAGCTAAACTCTATGTGAGAACACTTCGCGGGTTCAGGCCTTCAACCGGAGAAAACCATGTTCCGTCGTCTCGCTTTACTGGTCATGGCCGCGTTGCTCAGTGCCTGCGCCGCCCACCAGGTCAACCATGACTTCGATGCCAGTCGCGACTTTGCCGCGTATCGCAGCTGGAGCTGGAAAGACCCCGCCCTGCAATACCGCCCGGATGATCCCCGGATCAAAAGCGATTTGACCGAGCAACGTATCCGCCAGGCCGTCAGCGACCAGCTCGACCAGCGCGGCTTGCGTCCTGCCGCCGCAGGTACCAAGGGCGACCTGAGTGTGCAGACCTACCTGATCGTCGAGGATCGCCAGCAGCAAGTGACCACCAACTACGGCGGCGGTTGGGGTGGCCCGTGGAACGGTTACTGGGGCGCGCCGATGTACAACGAAACCCGCAACATCACCTACAAGGTAGCGACGATCCAGATTGACCTGCTCGACGGCAAGGACGGCAAACTGGTGTGGCGCGGCAGTGATGAGCAAATGCTCAGCAGTACGCCCAGTCCACAGGATCGCAGCAACTCGATCCGCGAGACGGTCGGCCGGATTCTGGCCAACTATCCACCGCGCTAAGCCGGTTTGAAGAATGGGAGCCCAGCGGCTCCCATTTTTTTGCCTGACACCAATCCCCTGTAGGCCTGAGCCTGCTCGCGATAGCGGTCTGTCTGCCACATAGTTGCTGGATGGATCACCGCCATCGCGAGCAGGCTCACTCCTACAAGGTTTTGCACTGTAGGAAATGGCGCGTTGCCACTAGCCCCGTCTACACTCAAATCCACCATCGGAGGTCGCGCTCGGCAACATGCCGGCAAAGGAGTGCGCCATGTCGCCTCGTTCGCAGTTCAACGGTCCGGCCCGGCAACACGGGGCGATCGGGTTGATGGCGGCTGCCACCCTCAGCCTGGCGCTGGTGCTGATGTTGCTGGTGGTCGACACCGGTCG
Coding sequences within it:
- a CDS encoding DUF4136 domain-containing protein, giving the protein MKAQSGLLLICLGLAACQGSNPYVAQSRPLPPAPPQAATTFDRSAYPAPPRDYGRYRSWAWLNGQLPPGTAWADSAQVAEAVSNALDQRGLRPLHDNRPADLLVSANLSLQTRLRQVQDDYGYGGYSGYDRYGRGYGMYNSVPIVRTYQEQVVVVQVNLFDAGTGQPVWSASAETASQGSQLVRTDAIREAVEKAMSAYPPS
- a CDS encoding DUF4136 domain-containing protein, which produces MFRRLALLVMAALLSACAAHQVNHDFDASRDFAAYRSWSWKDPALQYRPDDPRIKSDLTEQRIRQAVSDQLDQRGLRPAAAGTKGDLSVQTYLIVEDRQQQVTTNYGGGWGGPWNGYWGAPMYNETRNITYKVATIQIDLLDGKDGKLVWRGSDEQMLSSTPSPQDRSNSIRETVGRILANYPPR